In the genome of Caenorhabditis elegans chromosome IV, the window ATAAGTTAtccttggagcgcgtttgcctcattcaattttcgacatatatttccactttttcagttttcagctattttcattcattttaaaatgttcaattggAACGAAAGAATAAATTAATCCGATAATATACGACAACAATGACCGAAAATagcagaaaaactgaaaaaaagtgaaaatatatgttgaaaattaaatgaggcaaacgcgctctaaGGATAACTTATTTCGgcgcgaatttgaaaaatctcatgggtacgcaaatgaaaatcgcaatttcaagctcaaatataaaatcagggaattttttttgaattttttcacatagaaattcggaatcagggcaaaatttggagtcatttaaaaatatttcccctatttcggtactccacctttaaaaaaacggtCAACTAGGAAAATATAGCtcgtaaaattttatatattttttcagttgacagatttttcataactctGCTGGTTATGGAAAAACGGACACAGACAACATGACAGTCTATTTAGCTTCGACCCGTTAGCTTTTATAAAATCACTCGTATCTTTTTGCGTTTCGgagatttgccgatttgccggaatcttTCATTTTGGTcagtttgccgaaatttcatttttggcaaatgccgatttgccggaagttataacggggattttttaaaagacgggaacacttgaaactgtgcctctttgacatttttcagctttctttagatattttcatagaattttcttactttttaaaaatgatgttaGAAAActtataggatgcgtacaatcttgccaattaaaatttaaattctgaattttccaaaaaaaaaaatgcaaaaccgcaatttgccgaatggTTTATTTTACTGCtgctttttcgaaaaatcggcaaagtgccgaCTTACCGATTTaccgcaaattttcaattccggcaacttgccgatttgccggaaaaaatcgtttgtcgcccacccctgattcaATCTGAAActaacaatgtttttttgtttaaattttcctgaaaacaaGTGCCGTTtcccgaaaaaattccaaaaattccaggtGGTTTTCAGACTCTGtgtgaagttttttcaaaatccttcaacaaaattaaatatcattttcagattgaacaAGCAttttcctgcattttttgtatcaatttttcatacaaaaagtTGGATTATCACACGTCCTTTAAAACTAGCctagaaaattgatttccaaaattaaatgtatttgtGTCCCAATCCCACGTGACCCTATTAGATAATTTTCCACCCCTATAAAAGCGTTCAAATTTCCCAATAAGCTCAttgttttctcttcaaaaactcaatcGATTTTCTTCATCAACAATGGGTTCAATGTCAGTAAGTGCCGGCGGCGATAGCAGCAAAGGTACGGTATCAATCAACCATGGTTGGTTTGATCTTTGGTACGTTTGGTTGATTGGAGTCGTTTTGTTCGCCATTGTGCTTGCAATCGTCATCGGAGTCGTCGTTTACATGGTGCGTCGACAGAAGTAgaatggaaattgaaatgcGTGATCATACAATGTCGGAAAAAGTTCTTGAATTATTATGATGAATAAATGGTTTGAATTGGCATTTAATATTGTACATTTTCTCAGTTAAACTCTGACCGGGCTCTTCAGAGctttctttttatttaaaatttatgtatAAAACGGGTTGTTCTATTTGAAAACGACATTAATTATTGCTGTAAAGCTTGCAAAAATTCTCAGAGAGTGCCTGAAAATAGCTGCTGAAAAAGTgtcgttaaaatttttaggaactcggaaatttttagacactacttgaaatatttttcaagtttttcaaaaaaattaaatatcattttcagatagaacAACCCGTTTACTGCATTTTTACATCAGTTTTGGATCAAAAAAGTTGGGTTTTAATGTTGAAATGAGCCAGTTTAGtgcatttgccgaaaaattccgCGTAGATCTGGTTCCAGTGTTATaatgtttgtatttttgaCCGCAAAATGATTGTACGAACTTAAGAATTATCCAACAGTTCAGACAACTCACTAccaacaaaactttttttcatgcTGTGATCTTCAAAATGGCAGGTGATATTTATTGCGTATGTATATATGTACATAATATTTctatatataaattttcacagCAGTCTTTCGTGGTCATTCTACAACATTCCATTTAATTATGTCTACTTTAAACTTGTCGACTCCACTGGACGATTATTTTGACCTTAAAGACATATCGGCCTATAAACATTTAAAAGCTGTGACATTTCTGGTTTTGCTtctattaaacttttttatgtttCCTTTTTATGTATATGTTTTCAAAGCGAATCGCGTATTGGACAAAGAGGTATTTCTTAGTGTTCTCAGATTTTGGCAAGAAAGGTCAactattttactattttcttTAAGATTCCCATCTTCCCGTTTGTGAATCATTTTTACAGTGTGATAAGAAtggttcaaattatttttctttgtatgtgtactgtaataatttttatcattcTTGCTTATACATTACGGTATATTCAAACTCCATAAGTTCACAGAATCAACATGAATTTCCATTTCCAGGTCAACAAGTCTAGTCATCTTGACTTTGGCTGTAATGATATTTGTGGTTCTTAGTGGCATCTTTGTTCTTATCGGAACGTCAGAAACATTCAACATGTTGCTTTTTTTGCTAGCTATTACTAGAGcggtaatttatttttggccgtccaatgagaaaaaaataaagaccATCCTCATCCATATTCATAAAAGAGTTCACTACTTATACTTCGCATTTATCACAAAAACGGTGATATTCTTTTTTGTAGCTATGTATATGGAATGGACAGATACGAATATATGGTATATTCTTCCCGCTTTCGTGGTGAGTAAACAGCAGGTtaagaaatttgcaaaaataaaatgttttcagtcgATTCAAGTTTTGTTACACGTATTGATATTTGTGTCTGCCATTCTTCACATTCCAATAATGATCAGTATTCGAAAGTTGTCTTATTTGGCGTCAGCTCAGCAAAATAATCCACAAAGATACATTCTATGGCAAATAATTAGTGTTCTGATGTTCAAATTGGTGCGTTCAACTATTATAttatatttagaaatttgaaaatttgaatataaacgTTACGCTATGACTCTTGTAGATAGCTTTACCGTACATCATATTTGGGATTTTCGACATTGATTATGTTCTTGAAATTATCCCATTCGACTGTTTTTTGTTACCTATAATAGTTCAAATATCGTACTTGGGATGTAACAGGCGAAATGTGGAAACTTTGCTCACTTCATTCCATTTGAAGAAGTTTATTCAAGTTTTGTTTGACCGTCAGACTGCAGTAAATCCACTGTCAACAACAGATCAAAggtgttgatttttttctacttttttgtttttagtaaaaaaaaagtcaacattaaaatatttttgatttcagtaCTCGTTTCTAGATGTTTTATAGCATTTCAAAGCAAGTGCTACTACAACACATTCCTACGCAAACAAACAACTGAAGGTCTGCGTGCACATCGATCGATATCGGCTGAgcatgaatattttttgatgcaGGTGAAATTTATGCCACCTCACGGTTCCCATATCTGAAATAGCtagtttctcaaatttctgatgaaataaataatttcaccTGCTTCATCGGGTTCTTGGCTTTGCCATGCAGTGTTTCctctatttttacacatattaaaacaagacaaaaattatggaaatttgaaaaaaaatgttgatgcCATTGTGACGCAGACACCGGATCGGATCATTCAGAATGCGAcaaatttgttagttgatagGCTGctaaaaagttgccaactgGGTTCCAGACATCAAATTTCCGACCTCGTTTTCAGGTGTTCGGAATTGAGTTCTGACGgtacatttttttgctttcaaatGATATAGGTCTCGTTACAATGTATGCACGGTAGAAGCT includes:
- the F56D6.19 gene encoding COX2_TM domain-containing protein (Confirmed by transcript evidence), whose translation is MGSMSVSAGGDSSKGTVSINHGWFDLWYVWLIGVVLFAIVLAIVIGVVVYMVRRQK
- the srz-20 gene encoding Serpentine Receptor, class Z (Confirmed by transcript evidence); translation: MIFVVLSGIFVLIGTSETFNMLLFLLAITRAVIYFWPSNEKKIKTILIHIHKRVHYLYFAFITKTVIFFFVAMYMEWTDTNIWYILPAFVSIQVLLHVLIFVSAILHIPIMISIRKLSYLASAQQNNPQRYILWQIISVLMFKLIALPYIIFGIFDIDYVLEIIPFDCFLLPIIVQISYLGCNRRNVETLLTSFHLKKFIQVLFDRQTAVNPLSTTDQSTRF
- the srz-20 gene encoding Serpentine Receptor, class Z (Confirmed by transcript evidence), producing MSTLNLSTPLDDYFDLKDISAYKHLKAVTFLVLLLLNFFMFPFYVYVFKANRVLDKEIPIFPFVNHFYSVIRMVQIIFLCMCTVIIFIILAYTLRSTSLVILTLAVMIFVVLSGIFVLIGTSETFNMLLFLLAITRAVIYFWPSNEKKIKTILIHIHKRVHYLYFAFITKTVIFFFVAMYMEWTDTNIWYILPAFVSIQVLLHVLIFVSAILHIPIMISIRKLSYLASAQQNNPQRYILWQIISVLMFKLIALPYIIFGIFDIDYVLEIIPFDCFLLPIIVQISYLGCNRRNVETLLTSFHLKKFIQVLFDRQTAVNPLSTTDQSTRF